In Clupea harengus chromosome 1, Ch_v2.0.2, whole genome shotgun sequence, one DNA window encodes the following:
- the grnb gene encoding granulin b isoform X2, with product MRVQCVNVCVLVLLAVCSALICPDGGMCEDGDTCCQTTSGNYGCCPLPNAECCSDHLHCCFQGTRCDLAHSKCVNKTVSLPLIKRRPARPPTPTLLWEDVGAVVCPDKESECPEGTTCCQLPKGTWGCCPMANAVCCEDKMHCCPEKTKCDLEHSKCVSATLGSTAMWRKFRARKRQHSPEGSLRSITCPGAKSACPDRTTCCLMKSGGYGCCPYPSAVCCSDQLHCCPNNTTCDLEHKMCASSHTQKHTPLAPKLPALLLNRRPAKEVICPDKLTTCPDGTTCCALNTRSYGCCPMPKAVCCSDQMHCCPEGTSCDLKNSTCVSANGCVSWSTKIPALNQPQTRAAAVPCNDTVACPDGSTCCKTASGAWACCPLEEAVCCPDHLHCCPHATVCNLRASTCDDPADPLNSVPWAEKTPALPLERQSSNEKCDESTSCPGKYTCCKTGAGGWGCCPLPEAVCCEDMQHCCPHGSTCNLAASTCDSANGPVPLVRKVPALSASPRTGAGANADDDAAATLQAPVPSHGLMCDGHTSCPDDNTCCYMHNAGKWGCCPLRQAVCCSTGDHCCPRGFTCDEKHTSCTKGRLEIPWYRKQEARATQVSDRSEVTEDVTDVKCDNESTCASGSTCCKLPTGEWGCCPLVKAVCCADQEHCCPQGYTCKLESGTCVKPLDRAAPVPLSPLSESLQPSQDVQCDAATRCNTDQTCCRTSPNSWACCPYKRAVCCPDMMNCCPMGYTCDPEIQGCTKGSHLTWWDSVFTEGSRH from the exons ATgagggtgcagtgtgtgaatgtgtgtgtgctggtgctgctggcgGTGTGCTCAGCACTAATCTGTCCTGATGGAGGCATGTGTGAAGATGGAGACACCTGCTGCCAGACCACATCAGGAAACTACGGCTGCTGCCCGCTGCccaat GCGGAGTGCTGCTCGGATCATCTCCACTGCTGTTTCCAAGGGACACGGTGTGATCTGGCCCACTCCAAGTGTGTCAACAAGACTGTCTCCCTGCCTCTGATCAAGAGGAGACCGGCCAGACCACCCACACCAACTCtg ctgtggGAAGACGTGGGGGCGGTGGTCTGCCCTGACAAGGAGTCGGAGTGTCCAGAGGGCACCACCTGCTGCCAACTCCCCAAGGGTACCTGGGGATGCTGCCCCATGGCAAAC GCAGTCTGTTGTGAGGACAAAATGCACTGCTGCCCTGAGAAAACTAAGTGTGATCTAGAACATTCCAAATGTGTGTCAGCCACACTGGGTTCCACTGCGATGTGGAGGAAGTTCCGAGCCCGCAAGAGACAGCACTcaccag AAGGGAGCTTGAGGTCCATCACCTGTCCAGGTGCAAAGAGTGCCTGTCCTGACCGCACTACCTGCTGCCTGATGAAGTCTGGAGGCTATGGCTGCTGCCCTTATcccagt GCTGTGTGTTGCAGCGACCAGCTCCACTGTTGCCCCAACAACACCACCTGTGACCTGGAACACAAGATGTGcgcgtcctcacacacacagaaacacacgcctCTGGCCCCAAAACTACCTGCCCTGCTCCTAAACAGGCGTCCTGCCAAAGAAG TGATCTGCCCTGATAAACTCACCACCTGTCCTGATGGGACCACCTGCTGTGCCCTAAACACTCGCAGCTATGGCTGCTGCCCCATGCcaaag GCGGTGTGTTGCTCTGATCAAATGCACTGCTGTCCAGAAGGCACGAGCTGTGACCTCAAAAACAGCACCTGTGTGTCAGCCAACGGATGCGTTTCCTGGTCAACGAAAATCCCCGCCCTAAACCAGCCACAGACCAGAG ctgctGCAGTACCCTGCAATGACACTGTGGCGTGTCCTGATGGGAGTACCTGCTGTAAAACTGCATCAGGGGCCTGGGCCTGCTGCCCCCTGGAGGAG GCGGTGTGCTGTCCGGATCACCTCCACTGTTGTCCTCACGCCACAGTGTGCAACCTGAGGGCCAGCACCTGTGATGACCCCGCCGACCCCCTGAACTCTGTCCCCTGGGCGGAGAAGACGCCCGCTCTGCCACTGGAGAGGCAGTCGTCCAATGAGAAGTGCGACGAGTCTACGTCCTGCCCGGGAAAATACACCTGCTGCAAGACGGGCGCTGGGGGATGGGGCTGCTGCCCACTACCTGag GCCGTGTGCTGTGAGGACATGCAGCACTGCTGCCCCCACGGCTCCACCTGTAACCTGGCAGCCAGCACCTGTGACAGCGCCAACGGGCCCGTGCCCCTGGTCAGGAAAGTGCCCGCCCTGAGCGCCAGCCCGCGCACGGGTGCCGGAGCCAATGCTGATGATGATGCCGCTGCCACGCTCCAGGCACCGGTTCCATCTCACGGGCTCATGTGTGACGGCCACACCAGTTGCCCCGACGACAACACCTGCTGTTACATGCACAACGCTGGCAAGTGGGGCTGCTGCCCGCTCCGTCAG GCGGTGTGCTGCAGCACAGGTGATCACTGCTGCCCCCGTGGTTTCACCTGTGACGAGAAGCACACGTCGTGCACCAAAGGTCGCCTTGAGATCCCCTGGTACAGGAAGCAGGAGGCCCGGGCCACACAGGTGTCGGACCGGTCAGAGGTCACGGAGGATGTGACGGACGTGAAGTGTGACAATGAGAGCACCTGTGCGTCGGGCTCCACGTGCTGTAAACTACCTACTGGAGAGTGGGGCTGCTGTCCTCTAGTCAAG GCCGTGTGCTGTGCCGACCAGGAGCACTGTTGTCCACAGGGCTACACCTGTAAGCTAGAGTCCGGTACCTGTGTGAAGCCTTTGGACCGGGCCGCACCGGTGCCCCTCTCGCCGCTGTCCGAGTCTCTGCAGCCGTCCCAAGACGTGCAGTGTGACGCTGCGACCCGCTGCAACACGGACCAGACCTGCTGCAGGACCTCCCCCAACAGCTGGGCCTGCTGCCCCTACAAGAGG GCGGTGTGTTGTCCTGACATGATGAACTGTTGCCCCATGGGATATACCTGCGATCCTGAGATCCAGGGCTGCACCAAGGGATCACACCTCACCTGGTGGGACAGTGTGTTTACGGAAGGATCTAGACACTGA
- the grnb gene encoding granulin b isoform X1, translated as MRVQCVNVCVLVLLAVCSALICPDGGMCEDGDTCCQTTSGNYGCCPLPNAECCSDHLHCCFQGTRCDLAHSKCVNKTVSLPLIKRRPARPPTPTLLWEDVGAVVCPDKESECPEGTTCCQLPKGTWGCCPMANAVCCEDKMHCCPEKTKCDLEHSKCVSATLGSTAMWRKFRARKRQHSPEGSLRSITCPGAKSACPDRTTCCLMKSGGYGCCPYPSAVCCSDQLHCCPNNTTCDLEHKMCASSHTQKHTPLAPKLPALLLNRRPAKEVICPDKLTTYLCVVICPDKLTTCPDGTTCCALNTRSYGCCPMPKAVCCSDQMHCCPEGTSCDLKNSTCVSANGCVSWSTKIPALNQPQTRAAAVPCNDTVACPDGSTCCKTASGAWACCPLEEAVCCPDHLHCCPHATVCNLRASTCDDPADPLNSVPWAEKTPALPLERQSSNEKCDESTSCPGKYTCCKTGAGGWGCCPLPEAVCCEDMQHCCPHGSTCNLAASTCDSANGPVPLVRKVPALSASPRTGAGANADDDAAATLQAPVPSHGLMCDGHTSCPDDNTCCYMHNAGKWGCCPLRQAVCCSTGDHCCPRGFTCDEKHTSCTKGRLEIPWYRKQEARATQVSDRSEVTEDVTDVKCDNESTCASGSTCCKLPTGEWGCCPLVKAVCCADQEHCCPQGYTCKLESGTCVKPLDRAAPVPLSPLSESLQPSQDVQCDAATRCNTDQTCCRTSPNSWACCPYKRAVCCPDMMNCCPMGYTCDPEIQGCTKGSHLTWWDSVFTEGSRH; from the exons ATgagggtgcagtgtgtgaatgtgtgtgtgctggtgctgctggcgGTGTGCTCAGCACTAATCTGTCCTGATGGAGGCATGTGTGAAGATGGAGACACCTGCTGCCAGACCACATCAGGAAACTACGGCTGCTGCCCGCTGCccaat GCGGAGTGCTGCTCGGATCATCTCCACTGCTGTTTCCAAGGGACACGGTGTGATCTGGCCCACTCCAAGTGTGTCAACAAGACTGTCTCCCTGCCTCTGATCAAGAGGAGACCGGCCAGACCACCCACACCAACTCtg ctgtggGAAGACGTGGGGGCGGTGGTCTGCCCTGACAAGGAGTCGGAGTGTCCAGAGGGCACCACCTGCTGCCAACTCCCCAAGGGTACCTGGGGATGCTGCCCCATGGCAAAC GCAGTCTGTTGTGAGGACAAAATGCACTGCTGCCCTGAGAAAACTAAGTGTGATCTAGAACATTCCAAATGTGTGTCAGCCACACTGGGTTCCACTGCGATGTGGAGGAAGTTCCGAGCCCGCAAGAGACAGCACTcaccag AAGGGAGCTTGAGGTCCATCACCTGTCCAGGTGCAAAGAGTGCCTGTCCTGACCGCACTACCTGCTGCCTGATGAAGTCTGGAGGCTATGGCTGCTGCCCTTATcccagt GCTGTGTGTTGCAGCGACCAGCTCCACTGTTGCCCCAACAACACCACCTGTGACCTGGAACACAAGATGTGcgcgtcctcacacacacagaaacacacgcctCTGGCCCCAAAACTACCTGCCCTGCTCCTAAACAGGCGTCCTGCCAAAGAAG tgatcTGCCCTGATAAACTCACCACCTATCTGTGTGTAGTGATCTGCCCTGATAAACTCACCACCTGTCCTGATGGGACCACCTGCTGTGCCCTAAACACTCGCAGCTATGGCTGCTGCCCCATGCcaaag GCGGTGTGTTGCTCTGATCAAATGCACTGCTGTCCAGAAGGCACGAGCTGTGACCTCAAAAACAGCACCTGTGTGTCAGCCAACGGATGCGTTTCCTGGTCAACGAAAATCCCCGCCCTAAACCAGCCACAGACCAGAG ctgctGCAGTACCCTGCAATGACACTGTGGCGTGTCCTGATGGGAGTACCTGCTGTAAAACTGCATCAGGGGCCTGGGCCTGCTGCCCCCTGGAGGAG GCGGTGTGCTGTCCGGATCACCTCCACTGTTGTCCTCACGCCACAGTGTGCAACCTGAGGGCCAGCACCTGTGATGACCCCGCCGACCCCCTGAACTCTGTCCCCTGGGCGGAGAAGACGCCCGCTCTGCCACTGGAGAGGCAGTCGTCCAATGAGAAGTGCGACGAGTCTACGTCCTGCCCGGGAAAATACACCTGCTGCAAGACGGGCGCTGGGGGATGGGGCTGCTGCCCACTACCTGag GCCGTGTGCTGTGAGGACATGCAGCACTGCTGCCCCCACGGCTCCACCTGTAACCTGGCAGCCAGCACCTGTGACAGCGCCAACGGGCCCGTGCCCCTGGTCAGGAAAGTGCCCGCCCTGAGCGCCAGCCCGCGCACGGGTGCCGGAGCCAATGCTGATGATGATGCCGCTGCCACGCTCCAGGCACCGGTTCCATCTCACGGGCTCATGTGTGACGGCCACACCAGTTGCCCCGACGACAACACCTGCTGTTACATGCACAACGCTGGCAAGTGGGGCTGCTGCCCGCTCCGTCAG GCGGTGTGCTGCAGCACAGGTGATCACTGCTGCCCCCGTGGTTTCACCTGTGACGAGAAGCACACGTCGTGCACCAAAGGTCGCCTTGAGATCCCCTGGTACAGGAAGCAGGAGGCCCGGGCCACACAGGTGTCGGACCGGTCAGAGGTCACGGAGGATGTGACGGACGTGAAGTGTGACAATGAGAGCACCTGTGCGTCGGGCTCCACGTGCTGTAAACTACCTACTGGAGAGTGGGGCTGCTGTCCTCTAGTCAAG GCCGTGTGCTGTGCCGACCAGGAGCACTGTTGTCCACAGGGCTACACCTGTAAGCTAGAGTCCGGTACCTGTGTGAAGCCTTTGGACCGGGCCGCACCGGTGCCCCTCTCGCCGCTGTCCGAGTCTCTGCAGCCGTCCCAAGACGTGCAGTGTGACGCTGCGACCCGCTGCAACACGGACCAGACCTGCTGCAGGACCTCCCCCAACAGCTGGGCCTGCTGCCCCTACAAGAGG GCGGTGTGTTGTCCTGACATGATGAACTGTTGCCCCATGGGATATACCTGCGATCCTGAGATCCAGGGCTGCACCAAGGGATCACACCTCACCTGGTGGGACAGTGTGTTTACGGAAGGATCTAGACACTGA